The Sulfitobacter donghicola DSW-25 = KCTC 12864 = JCM 14565 genome has a segment encoding these proteins:
- the carA gene encoding glutamine-hydrolyzing carbamoyl-phosphate synthase small subunit, giving the protein MATAAPAHPTACLALADGSVFYGIGFGATGQTVAEMCFNTAMTGYQEIMTDPSYAGQIVTFTFPHIGNTGTTPEDDETADPVAAGMVVKWMPTEPSNWRAAQDLSAWLTARGRIAIGGIDTRRLTRAIRQQGAPHAALAHDPDGNFDVEALVAAARDFAGLEGMDLAKDVTCAQSYRWNEMRWAWPDGYAPQTEPKHKVVAIDYGAKRNILRCLASAGCDVTVLPATATYDDVMAHNPDGVFLSNGPGDPAATGAYAVPMINDVLDKTELPVFGICLGHQMLALALGARTIKMSHGHHGANHPVKDMDTGKVEITSMNHGFAVDSQSLPEGVVETHRSLFDGSNCGIRLENRPVYSVQHHPEASPGPQDSFYLFERFAEAMAAKA; this is encoded by the coding sequence ATGGCCACCGCTGCTCCTGCACACCCAACCGCTTGCCTTGCCCTCGCTGACGGATCCGTATTTTACGGCATCGGCTTTGGCGCCACTGGCCAGACCGTTGCCGAGATGTGCTTTAACACTGCGATGACCGGTTATCAGGAAATCATGACTGACCCATCTTATGCGGGGCAGATCGTTACCTTTACCTTCCCCCACATCGGCAACACGGGCACAACACCCGAAGACGATGAAACCGCTGATCCGGTTGCTGCGGGAATGGTTGTGAAATGGATGCCGACCGAGCCAAGCAACTGGCGTGCGGCCCAAGATCTGTCTGCTTGGCTGACCGCCCGTGGGCGTATCGCGATTGGCGGCATTGATACACGCCGCCTTACACGTGCGATCCGCCAACAGGGTGCGCCGCATGCTGCTCTTGCTCATGATCCTGATGGTAACTTTGATGTTGAGGCCCTTGTCGCGGCCGCGCGCGACTTTGCTGGGCTTGAGGGTATGGATCTGGCCAAAGACGTGACTTGCGCCCAATCCTATCGCTGGAACGAGATGCGTTGGGCGTGGCCCGACGGTTACGCCCCCCAGACCGAGCCAAAGCACAAAGTCGTCGCAATCGACTATGGCGCAAAGCGCAACATCCTGCGCTGCCTTGCCTCTGCAGGCTGTGACGTCACCGTTTTGCCAGCGACCGCCACATATGACGATGTGATGGCGCATAACCCTGACGGCGTCTTCTTGTCTAACGGCCCGGGTGATCCGGCCGCGACAGGTGCCTATGCCGTGCCGATGATCAACGATGTCCTTGATAAGACAGAGCTTCCTGTTTTCGGGATCTGCCTTGGCCACCAGATGCTGGCCCTTGCCTTGGGCGCGCGCACGATCAAGATGAGCCACGGCCACCACGGCGCAAACCACCCAGTGAAAGACATGGATACAGGCAAGGTCGAGATCACCTCGATGAACCACGGCTTTGCCGTGGACAGCCAGTCGTTACCAGAAGGTGTGGTCGAGACCCACCGCTCGCTGTTTGATGGTTCCAATTGTGGTATCCGCCTAGAAAACCGTCCGGTTTATTCGGTTCAGCACCACCCCGAAGCCTCCCCAGGCCCACAAGACAGCTTTTATCTGTTTGAGCGGTTTGCCGAAGCGATGGCCGCCAAAGCCTAA
- a CDS encoding GatB/YqeY domain-containing protein, whose translation MDLRNRIGTSLKQAMKDKAAERLSTLRLVNAAIKDKDIAARAEGNDDGVGEAEVLAILGKMAKQRVESARAYEEGGRLDLAERERSEIEVIEEFLPRQLDEDETKAAVDAAVAEVEASSIRDMGKVMGVLKAKYTGQMDFGRVGPMLKERLSN comes from the coding sequence ATGGACCTTCGTAACCGTATTGGTACTTCTCTTAAACAAGCCATGAAAGACAAAGCCGCTGAACGGCTGTCTACCCTAAGGCTGGTAAATGCCGCGATAAAAGACAAAGACATCGCCGCACGCGCCGAAGGCAATGACGATGGTGTGGGTGAAGCCGAAGTTCTGGCGATTCTTGGCAAGATGGCCAAGCAACGTGTAGAATCAGCGCGCGCCTATGAAGAAGGCGGCCGCCTTGACCTTGCAGAGCGTGAGCGCTCCGAGATCGAAGTGATCGAAGAATTCCTGCCCCGCCAGCTGGACGAAGATGAAACCAAAGCGGCCGTTGACGCCGCTGTTGCCGAAGTCGAAGCCAGCTCGATCCGTGACATGGGTAAAGTCATGGGCGTGCTCAAGGCGAAATACACAGGCCAGATGGATTTTGGCCGCGTTGGGCCGATGCTAAAAGAGCGCCTGTCGAACTGA
- the lipB gene encoding lipoyl(octanoyl) transferase LipB, whose protein sequence is MIEWITSSGLTDYKTAEVWMEARVAAIHAGTANECIWLVEHPPLYTAGTSAKPTDLTDPDRFDVFPTKRGGQYTYHGPGQRVAYVLLNVGARGHDVRLFVQQLENWVISSLAQFNVTGEIRDGRVGVWVTRPEKPLTAAGQPAEDKIAAIGIRLRKWISFHGISLNVEPDLGHFDGIVPCGITDHGVTSLVDLGLPVTMEDADLALRSSFAQIFGEQPVTIEATS, encoded by the coding sequence ATGATAGAATGGATCACGTCTTCCGGTCTCACCGACTATAAAACCGCTGAAGTTTGGATGGAGGCCCGCGTTGCGGCCATTCATGCTGGCACTGCAAACGAATGTATCTGGCTGGTCGAACACCCGCCACTGTATACGGCGGGAACCTCAGCAAAGCCCACAGATTTGACCGACCCTGACCGCTTTGACGTTTTTCCAACAAAACGAGGTGGGCAGTATACTTATCATGGTCCGGGGCAACGGGTTGCGTATGTTTTGCTAAATGTCGGCGCGCGCGGGCATGATGTGCGTCTTTTCGTGCAGCAGCTGGAAAATTGGGTAATCTCGAGCTTGGCCCAATTCAATGTAACTGGCGAAATCCGCGACGGGCGCGTTGGTGTCTGGGTCACGCGCCCTGAAAAGCCCCTGACCGCCGCTGGCCAACCCGCAGAGGATAAGATTGCCGCGATTGGCATTCGCTTGCGCAAGTGGATCAGCTTTCACGGTATATCCCTGAACGTCGAACCCGATCTGGGGCATTTCGACGGAATCGTACCTTGCGGCATTACAGATCACGGTGTGACTAGCCTTGTTGATCTGGGGCTTCCTGTGACGATGGAAGATGCGGACCTTGCCCTGCGCAGCAGCTTTGCCCAGATTTTTGGCGAGCAGCCTGTCACGATCGAGGCGACATCCTAG
- a CDS encoding glycosyltransferase family 2 protein, with the protein MSDLLLRLPFPQAATPPVERLPLGRLLVNAGTITQNDLVHALELQRHIDAPLGEILVAEGLASPQEVMQSVSRQSNIPLAEHSASLPDPSLGSALPSGLCLKHRCVPWCKIGDVLMVGTNHPDHFEALKKCMGEHGRHMLPVLVSNKQIRDQITVIFGGELAARASTRVPAIESCRNWELDSTWRKPLAGLVLASLLLALLFAPAWTITVGMLFAFTTLVMSIVLKTAAFLAQMSKISQPTPPLARGEGRAFRSPKVSVLVPLLKEEEIAGKLIQRLSRLTYPKSLLEVVLVLEAHDTITKETIARTEMPNWISVVEVPTEGKLTTKPRALNYALDFCQGSIIGVWDAEDAPEPDQIEKVVTRFHEAPENVACVQGMLDYYNPRANWLARCFSIEYATWWRMILPGIAQLGLVIPLGGTTLFFRRDILEKLGGWDAHNVTEDADLGIRLARHGYVTELIPTVTYEEANCRAWPWVKQRSRWLKGFLVTWLVHMRRPRALLRELGFIRFLGVQTLLFATFVQFACAPLLWPFWITLAGFEHPVATTMGEPVAVGMAWFFLGAAVVNLAISMAAVSRKEHRHLMPYVFTIPLYFPMAAISSYKALKEMVVAPFYWDKTQHGVTRSGG; encoded by the coding sequence ATGAGCGACCTACTCCTGCGGTTGCCATTTCCGCAGGCAGCAACCCCACCCGTGGAAAGGTTGCCGTTGGGGCGGTTGTTGGTAAATGCGGGCACCATAACCCAGAATGATCTGGTTCACGCGTTGGAGTTACAACGCCACATTGACGCGCCCTTGGGTGAAATCTTGGTGGCCGAGGGGTTAGCCTCCCCCCAAGAGGTCATGCAATCTGTTTCCAGACAAAGCAATATTCCCCTCGCCGAGCATTCAGCCTCCCTTCCCGACCCGTCATTGGGCAGTGCGCTCCCCTCTGGATTGTGCCTGAAACACCGTTGCGTCCCGTGGTGTAAGATAGGCGATGTTTTGATGGTTGGCACCAATCATCCCGATCATTTCGAGGCCCTGAAAAAATGTATGGGAGAGCACGGGCGGCACATGTTGCCGGTGCTGGTCAGTAACAAACAAATCCGCGACCAGATCACGGTCATTTTTGGTGGCGAATTGGCGGCGCGGGCCTCAACACGGGTGCCCGCCATTGAAAGCTGCCGAAACTGGGAGCTTGATTCAACATGGCGCAAACCCCTTGCAGGTCTTGTTCTTGCCTCTCTGCTTTTAGCCCTCCTATTTGCTCCGGCATGGACGATCACGGTTGGCATGTTATTTGCCTTCACCACCCTCGTGATGAGCATCGTGCTAAAGACAGCGGCCTTTTTGGCCCAGATGTCCAAGATTTCGCAACCTACTCCCCCATTGGCGCGTGGTGAGGGGCGCGCGTTTCGATCTCCCAAAGTTTCGGTGTTGGTACCCCTTCTCAAAGAGGAAGAGATCGCCGGAAAGCTGATTCAACGCCTCTCTCGGCTCACCTATCCAAAATCATTGCTAGAAGTCGTTTTGGTCCTTGAGGCACATGACACCATCACAAAAGAAACCATCGCCAGAACTGAAATGCCCAACTGGATAAGTGTTGTCGAAGTGCCTACAGAGGGGAAGCTAACCACCAAACCCCGCGCTTTGAATTACGCGCTCGACTTTTGTCAGGGTTCGATCATCGGGGTCTGGGATGCAGAAGACGCCCCAGAGCCGGATCAGATTGAAAAAGTTGTCACCCGTTTCCACGAAGCACCAGAGAATGTCGCCTGCGTTCAAGGGATGCTTGACTATTACAACCCCCGCGCAAATTGGCTCGCGCGGTGTTTTTCCATTGAATACGCCACGTGGTGGCGGATGATCCTGCCGGGTATTGCGCAGCTGGGGTTGGTTATCCCCTTGGGTGGAACGACATTGTTTTTCCGGCGCGACATTTTGGAAAAATTAGGGGGATGGGACGCGCATAACGTAACCGAAGATGCGGATCTGGGGATCAGGCTGGCGCGGCATGGTTACGTGACCGAACTGATCCCGACCGTCACCTACGAAGAGGCAAATTGCCGTGCGTGGCCGTGGGTGAAACAGCGCTCTCGTTGGCTCAAGGGTTTTCTGGTGACGTGGTTGGTGCACATGCGCCGCCCCCGTGCCCTGCTCCGTGAACTGGGTTTCATCCGTTTTCTTGGCGTTCAGACGCTTTTGTTTGCGACATTTGTCCAATTCGCCTGCGCGCCACTGTTGTGGCCATTCTGGATCACACTTGCAGGGTTTGAACACCCTGTTGCAACAACCATGGGTGAACCTGTTGCGGTTGGGATGGCTTGGTTTTTCTTGGGGGCCGCGGTGGTTAACCTTGCCATCTCGATGGCGGCAGTCTCGCGCAAAGAGCATCGCCATTTGATGCCCTATGTCTTTACCATCCCGCTATATTTCCCGATGGCCGCAATTTCATCCTATAAAGCGCTAAAAGAAATGGTGGTTGCCCCCTTTTACTGGGACAAAACCCAGCACGGCGTAACCCGATCGGGCGGTTAA
- the ctaD gene encoding cytochrome c oxidase subunit I, giving the protein MADAAIHGHDHEDERGFFTRWFLSTNHKDIGILYLIVSALVGFISVAFTVYMRLELMNPGVQYMCLEGARFVADSAATCTPNGHLWNVLITGHGILMMFFVVIPALFGGFGNYLMPLQIGAPDMAFPRMNNLSFWLYVAGTSLAVCSVIMPGGNGQAGSGVGWVLYPPLSVKEGGMSMDFAIFAVHVSGASSILGAINMITTFLNMRAPGMTLFKVPLFSWSIFVTSWLILLSLPVLAGAITMLLMDRNFGFAFFDPAGGGDPVLYQHILWFFGHPEVYIIIMPGFGIISHVIATFSRKPIFGYLPMVWAIIAIGVLGFVVWAHHMYTVGMTLNQQAYFMLATMVIAVPTGVKVFSWIATMWGGSIEFKTPMLWAFGFLFLFTVGGVTGIVLSQAAVDRYYHDTYYVVAHFHYVMSLGAIFAIFAGIYFYLPKMSGRMYPEWAGKVHFWAMFIGANLTFFPQHFLGRQGMPRRYIDYPDAFAYWNWWSSLGAFLSFGSFVFFFGVMIWTLTRGARSAAANPWNEFADTLEWTLPSPPPEHTFEQLPVQSDWDKAPSH; this is encoded by the coding sequence ATGGCAGACGCAGCCATTCACGGGCACGACCATGAAGACGAGCGTGGATTTTTCACGCGCTGGTTCTTGTCCACTAACCACAAAGACATCGGTATTCTGTACCTGATCGTCTCCGCATTGGTCGGATTCATTTCTGTCGCATTTACAGTGTACATGCGTTTGGAACTGATGAACCCTGGTGTTCAATACATGTGTCTGGAAGGCGCGCGTTTCGTCGCTGATTCCGCGGCAACCTGTACCCCTAACGGGCACCTCTGGAACGTTCTGATTACCGGTCACGGTATTCTGATGATGTTCTTTGTTGTTATTCCTGCCCTCTTTGGTGGTTTCGGCAACTATCTGATGCCGTTGCAGATCGGCGCGCCTGACATGGCGTTCCCACGTATGAACAACCTGTCTTTCTGGCTGTATGTTGCTGGTACTTCTTTGGCTGTATGTTCCGTCATCATGCCAGGCGGTAACGGTCAGGCCGGTTCCGGTGTTGGCTGGGTTCTTTACCCGCCGCTGTCGGTTAAAGAAGGTGGCATGTCGATGGACTTTGCGATCTTTGCGGTTCACGTATCGGGTGCGTCCTCTATTCTTGGCGCGATCAACATGATCACGACATTCCTGAACATGCGTGCCCCTGGCATGACCCTGTTCAAAGTGCCGCTGTTCTCATGGTCGATCTTTGTCACAAGCTGGTTGATTCTGTTGTCCTTGCCTGTTCTGGCTGGCGCGATCACCATGTTGCTGATGGATCGCAACTTTGGTTTCGCCTTCTTCGACCCAGCTGGCGGCGGTGATCCGGTTCTGTACCAGCACATTTTGTGGTTCTTCGGACACCCAGAAGTGTACATCATCATCATGCCTGGCTTTGGTATCATCAGCCACGTGATCGCAACATTCTCTCGCAAGCCTATCTTTGGCTACCTGCCAATGGTTTGGGCGATCATCGCGATCGGCGTCTTGGGCTTTGTTGTTTGGGCACACCACATGTACACCGTCGGTATGACGCTGAACCAACAGGCCTACTTTATGCTGGCTACGATGGTTATTGCGGTTCCAACAGGGGTAAAGGTTTTCTCTTGGATCGCCACAATGTGGGGTGGTTCGATTGAATTCAAAACACCTATGCTTTGGGCCTTCGGTTTCTTGTTCCTGTTCACCGTTGGTGGCGTTACAGGCATTGTTCTGTCACAGGCCGCGGTCGACCGTTACTACCATGACACCTACTATGTGGTTGCACACTTCCACTACGTTATGTCCTTGGGTGCGATCTTTGCCATCTTCGCTGGTATCTACTTCTACCTGCCAAAGATGTCTGGCCGCATGTATCCTGAATGGGCTGGTAAGGTTCACTTCTGGGCAATGTTCATCGGTGCAAACCTGACCTTCTTCCCACAGCACTTCTTGGGTCGTCAGGGCATGCCGCGTCGCTACATCGACTATCCTGATGCATTTGCATACTGGAACTGGTGGTCTAGCCTTGGTGCGTTCCTGTCCTTTGGTTCATTCGTCTTCTTCTTTGGCGTAATGATCTGGACGTTAACACGTGGTGCACGCAGCGCCGCAGCCAACCCATGGAACGAATTTGCTGACACGTTGGAATGGACCCTTCCATCCCCACCACCAGAGCACACATTCGAGCAGCTGCCAGTGCAGTCTGACTGGGACAAAGCGCCAAGCCACTAA
- a CDS encoding TAXI family TRAP transporter solute-binding subunit codes for MFKNMIAKSVMAAGIVLSPVAAFAQATLTAETTTPGSTPHYIDTTLAAVLESAGVATLQITEGATLTNSVQAVAEGQLDMAPAPLILPFLLSKGIGPYSGIGAEKGAELAGGLRAIFFTAASAQIFGHYNSGAITDIRNLEGMRIWNGPPRGAALNSGRATVQLLSGLKDNGEGYESVQSPWPDTVSTITGGGADGWTIPEGLPSGRQIALAAAGATTIYDIPSDLLNSELGQQIASAPGHAPYSIPVEEYRAAYAGNDITIVTDDDTFDSYATAFAQIVPASLDEELVYKITAAYLAGQERFETGSPRGPYLFMSFGDLDGTSQGVCGAVQLPLHAGAVRAYEDAGHTVADCLRP; via the coding sequence ATGTTTAAAAACATGATCGCGAAATCTGTCATGGCGGCGGGGATCGTTTTGTCGCCGGTCGCTGCATTTGCGCAGGCGACACTTACTGCTGAAACCACCACACCGGGCTCAACGCCTCATTATATTGACACGACATTGGCTGCGGTATTGGAAAGCGCAGGGGTTGCCACGCTGCAGATCACCGAGGGCGCGACACTGACCAATTCGGTGCAGGCCGTCGCGGAGGGGCAGCTTGATATGGCCCCAGCGCCTTTGATTCTGCCATTTTTGCTTTCCAAAGGCATTGGGCCTTACAGCGGCATTGGAGCTGAAAAAGGGGCCGAGCTTGCTGGTGGTTTGCGTGCGATTTTCTTTACCGCAGCATCGGCGCAGATTTTTGGCCATTACAACAGCGGCGCGATTACAGATATTCGCAATCTGGAAGGGATGCGTATCTGGAACGGACCACCACGTGGTGCTGCGCTGAACTCTGGTCGTGCAACAGTACAGCTGTTGTCGGGCCTAAAGGACAATGGCGAGGGCTATGAAAGTGTTCAAAGCCCATGGCCTGACACGGTTTCGACCATTACCGGCGGTGGCGCAGATGGGTGGACAATTCCCGAAGGGTTGCCATCGGGGCGCCAAATCGCGCTTGCCGCGGCTGGTGCAACGACGATCTATGACATCCCTTCTGATCTGTTGAACAGCGAGTTGGGCCAGCAGATTGCTTCTGCACCCGGACATGCACCTTACTCAATTCCAGTTGAGGAATACCGTGCGGCCTATGCTGGCAATGACATCACCATCGTAACCGATGATGACACATTCGACAGCTATGCCACTGCTTTTGCTCAGATTGTGCCAGCAAGTTTGGACGAAGAACTCGTTTACAAGATCACAGCGGCCTACCTTGCTGGCCAAGAGCGGTTTGAAACAGGTTCGCCTCGTGGTCCTTACTTATTCATGAGTTTCGGTGACCTTGACGGTACCAGCCAAGGTGTATGCGGCGCGGTGCAATTGCCGCTGCATGCTGGTGCTGTGCGGGCCTATGAAGATGCAGGCCACACGGTGGCAGATTGTCTTCGCCCCTAA
- a CDS encoding DUF2244 domain-containing protein: MPYKWTSPPQDTPQTMVLWPHNSLPARGMASFVLATFTMITIPVLGLLGSPILWGMLPFTLAAVWGMYWALQRNHKSRQINEELVLDDTMAHLRRTNPNGDVQEWDCDRYWTQVTKYDSEGPVPHYVTLRGKGREVEIGAFLSEEERIALFDDLQRALRR, encoded by the coding sequence ATGCCGTATAAATGGACCTCTCCCCCCCAAGACACACCGCAGACGATGGTGCTATGGCCGCATAACTCCCTGCCTGCACGCGGGATGGCATCCTTCGTCTTGGCGACATTCACGATGATCACCATTCCAGTGCTGGGGTTGCTGGGGTCGCCGATCCTTTGGGGGATGCTGCCTTTTACGCTTGCTGCGGTTTGGGGCATGTACTGGGCGCTACAGCGCAACCACAAATCCCGCCAGATCAACGAAGAGCTGGTGCTGGATGACACGATGGCCCACCTGAGGCGGACCAATCCAAATGGCGATGTTCAGGAATGGGATTGTGACCGCTATTGGACCCAAGTCACAAAATACGACAGCGAAGGGCCGGTTCCCCATTACGTCACCCTTCGCGGCAAAGGCCGCGAAGTTGAGATTGGTGCATTTCTAAGTGAGGAAGAGCGGATCGCCCTGTTCGACGATCTGCAAAGAGCTTTGCGGCGCTGA
- a CDS encoding TRAP transporter permease, whose protein sequence is MTNPIEPRRFGQRLALVLAFILVVVGMLNTMPEIAGLQDWAREVTGRRFFRVSGFPPEYLYPPIFVLMMLIVALDASIYRAWRKTRPSLAWLGGLLDFGLVFAAVLAAVGFWVEIDSVCLIDQITGERARLIQDAAERSANVIPGMSFDAEVPACQARFGVWIIPLLFTIITLFFMYNIRVWGAPLVAVASVVVIYTVATALIWVFDLSSNSFFLTKLGAEGGDPLAAAVQKTTNVFITPDGFMGRFMDIIVNQVFPYVILGALFGTSAGGTSLIKLAVRMTRNFRGGPAHAAIVSSAMFGTITGGPVTNVLSTGRLTIPMMRRNGFSPQFAGGVEAAASSGGQIMPPVMGVAAFVLVALTAVPYTKVITAAFLPAMCFFFSIFLAVMFQARRENVEAMREVPEDLIMDRQDWLNLVIIGLPILTILFLLLGNKDAFGASYIAGILPSGVRQTIVNGTGDAVSAGWWAVAVLVPLLFLDPQTRAKPSKVLVSLAEGGVLISRLFLLLFAVSIISAFLNESGLTGELTRSVTAWLENANQITLFGFEIQIVGGVYLMLALICAMLCSILLGMGMPTVPAYVNVALLLGPMLANLGVSFFTANMFVFYFAVASAITPPVAIAAFAAASITRTEPMRTSIAALRVGVVMFTIPFVFAWYPELLLIEEAVTITDPSGRRTLIEGYTGVVDWPALGFLGARLVLALYLLASALARFDLVPVSRFESGVRIAVALLILWKTPVAMAVGIALAIVIIARQVILSRGRSARPA, encoded by the coding sequence ATGACAAATCCGATTGAACCCCGACGTTTTGGTCAACGTCTGGCGCTTGTTCTTGCTTTTATCCTTGTGGTGGTTGGGATGCTTAACACCATGCCGGAAATCGCAGGGCTGCAAGATTGGGCGCGCGAGGTGACTGGCCGCCGCTTTTTCCGTGTCTCGGGGTTTCCACCAGAATACCTGTACCCGCCGATCTTTGTTCTGATGATGCTGATCGTTGCGCTGGATGCCAGTATCTATCGCGCTTGGCGAAAAACGCGGCCATCTTTGGCATGGCTGGGGGGGCTTTTGGATTTCGGGTTGGTCTTTGCCGCGGTTCTGGCCGCTGTCGGGTTCTGGGTTGAGATCGACTCGGTTTGTTTGATTGACCAGATCACAGGTGAACGGGCGCGGCTGATTCAAGACGCGGCAGAACGGTCGGCCAATGTCATTCCAGGGATGAGCTTTGACGCTGAGGTTCCCGCCTGCCAAGCGCGGTTTGGCGTGTGGATTATTCCACTGCTTTTCACCATCATCACACTGTTTTTCATGTATAATATCCGCGTTTGGGGGGCGCCATTGGTGGCCGTGGCCAGCGTGGTTGTCATCTATACCGTCGCGACCGCATTGATTTGGGTCTTCGACCTTAGCTCAAACAGCTTTTTCCTGACCAAACTGGGCGCTGAAGGCGGCGACCCTCTGGCCGCTGCGGTCCAGAAAACCACAAATGTCTTCATCACGCCGGACGGCTTTATGGGCCGTTTTATGGATATCATCGTGAACCAAGTCTTTCCCTATGTCATCCTTGGCGCTTTGTTTGGCACCTCGGCTGGGGGGACCTCGCTGATCAAACTTGCGGTGCGAATGACGCGAAACTTTCGCGGTGGTCCAGCACATGCTGCGATTGTGTCCTCTGCAATGTTTGGAACGATCACCGGAGGACCCGTTACCAATGTCTTGTCCACGGGGCGCCTAACCATCCCGATGATGCGTCGCAACGGATTTAGCCCCCAGTTCGCTGGCGGAGTTGAGGCAGCTGCATCTTCGGGTGGGCAGATCATGCCACCGGTAATGGGGGTTGCGGCGTTTGTCTTGGTGGCTTTGACGGCTGTTCCTTATACCAAAGTGATCACAGCAGCGTTTTTACCTGCTATGTGTTTCTTCTTTTCGATCTTCTTGGCGGTCATGTTTCAGGCGCGGCGCGAAAACGTGGAGGCCATGCGCGAAGTACCTGAGGACCTCATCATGGACCGTCAAGATTGGCTAAATCTGGTCATCATCGGGCTTCCTATTTTGACGATCCTTTTCCTGCTTTTGGGAAATAAGGACGCTTTTGGCGCTAGCTATATCGCCGGAATTCTTCCCTCTGGGGTGAGGCAAACAATCGTAAACGGGACAGGGGATGCTGTGTCGGCTGGCTGGTGGGCGGTTGCCGTTTTGGTGCCGCTGTTGTTTCTTGATCCTCAAACCCGCGCCAAACCTTCCAAAGTGCTTGTGTCTTTGGCAGAGGGCGGGGTTTTGATCTCGCGGTTGTTTTTGCTGCTTTTTGCGGTTTCCATCATCTCGGCATTTCTAAACGAAAGCGGTTTGACGGGGGAGCTGACGCGCTCGGTTACCGCATGGTTGGAGAATGCAAACCAGATCACCCTTTTCGGGTTTGAAATACAGATCGTGGGTGGCGTTTATCTGATGCTTGCCCTGATCTGTGCCATGCTATGTTCGATCCTGTTGGGGATGGGGATGCCTACCGTCCCTGCCTATGTGAACGTGGCGCTCCTGCTGGGGCCAATGTTGGCCAATCTGGGGGTCAGCTTTTTCACAGCGAATATGTTTGTGTTTTATTTCGCGGTGGCCTCTGCCATCACGCCGCCCGTTGCCATCGCCGCCTTTGCGGCGGCTTCGATCACCCGCACCGAGCCGATGCGCACCAGTATCGCGGCGCTGCGGGTTGGGGTTGTTATGTTCACGATCCCCTTTGTTTTCGCATGGTACCCCGAATTATTGCTGATCGAAGAAGCAGTGACCATCACCGACCCGTCAGGGCGGCGGACCCTTATTGAAGGGTATACAGGCGTTGTTGATTGGCCCGCACTCGGGTTCCTTGGCGCCCGCCTTGTTCTTGCGCTGTATCTGCTGGCATCAGCATTGGCACGGTTTGACCTTGTTCCAGTCAGCCGTTTCGAAAGCGGGGTTCGGATTGCCGTCGCTTTGTTGATCTTGTGGAAAACACCCGTTGCTATGGCGGTGGGGATTGCCCTTGCCATCGTGATCATTGCACGACAGGTCATCCTGTCGCGCGGCAGGTCTGCTCGGCCTGCCTAA
- a CDS encoding MarR family winged helix-turn-helix transcriptional regulator has protein sequence MTKNTRLTRQDRVAAQKRNQDTNLFSRLSAATANSRAHAHKCLKTSGSLSVVEWRVLWDLNEAGPLTVRDIAAIQRCDHSLVSRALPQMQAKGFVDLSQDTTDKRQTLVALTPTGHAAFDQAAPAMKARRDNIKAAFTAEELAIFLEFIERFEKTLTAPACIS, from the coding sequence ATGACCAAAAATACAAGATTGACGCGTCAGGACCGTGTCGCAGCGCAAAAGCGCAACCAGGATACCAACCTATTTAGCCGCTTATCCGCCGCGACAGCCAACTCTCGGGCGCACGCCCATAAATGTTTAAAAACCTCCGGCTCTTTATCCGTCGTCGAATGGCGCGTTTTATGGGATCTAAACGAGGCAGGCCCCCTCACCGTCAGAGACATTGCAGCAATCCAGCGGTGCGATCATTCCTTGGTCAGCCGCGCGTTACCGCAAATGCAGGCAAAGGGTTTTGTTGATTTATCCCAAGACACAACAGACAAACGCCAAACGCTCGTCGCGTTGACCCCAACGGGGCATGCGGCATTTGATCAGGCCGCGCCCGCGATGAAGGCCCGTCGGGACAACATAAAGGCTGCGTTCACAGCAGAAGAATTGGCCATTTTTCTGGAATTCATCGAGCGATTTGAGAAAACTCTAACCGCGCCAGCCTGTATTTCTTAA